A stretch of the Candidatus Hydrogenedentota bacterium genome encodes the following:
- the clpP gene encoding ATP-dependent Clp endopeptidase proteolytic subunit ClpP has translation MVTIYQQTSRGERVYDIYSRLLEDRIVFLGMPVTDDVANYIIAQLLFLEAEDPEKDINLYINSPGGSVTAGLAIYDTMQFIRPDVATICLGQAASMGAVLMAAGAKGKRFALPYSRFLLHQLMGGVRGQATDIEIQAREIVRIGEMVDEILVKHTGRTVEDIRHDSDRDFFMSAEEAKTYGLVDAVLTRHPAAAK, from the coding sequence ATGGTCACCATCTACCAGCAGACCAGCCGCGGCGAGCGCGTCTATGACATCTACTCCCGCCTGCTGGAGGACCGCATCGTCTTCCTCGGCATGCCCGTGACCGACGACGTGGCCAACTACATCATCGCCCAGCTTCTCTTCCTCGAGGCCGAGGATCCGGAGAAGGACATCAACCTCTACATCAACTCGCCGGGAGGCAGCGTGACCGCCGGCCTCGCCATCTACGACACCATGCAGTTCATCCGGCCCGACGTGGCGACCATCTGCCTCGGCCAGGCCGCCAGCATGGGCGCCGTCCTCATGGCCGCCGGCGCCAAAGGCAAGCGCTTCGCCCTCCCCTACTCCCGCTTCCTGCTCCACCAGCTCATGGGCGGCGTGCGCGGCCAGGCCACGGACATCGAGATCCAGGCCCGCGAAATCGTCCGCATCGGCGAGATGGTGGACGAGATCCTCGTCAAGCACACCGGGCGGACCGTCGAGGACATCCGCCACGACAGCGACCGCGACTTCTTCATGAGCGCCGAGGAGGCAAAGACCTACGGCCTCGTGGACGCCGTCCTCACCCGCCACCCCGCCGCCGCGAAGTAA